Proteins encoded together in one Miscanthus floridulus cultivar M001 chromosome 16, ASM1932011v1, whole genome shotgun sequence window:
- the LOC136514377 gene encoding uncharacterized protein produces MAAGCNCKAAIGCVDARAPVRASYVSLYKWPESDAEFVKSVAMARRQGGGGGGQESPASGGGASASAYHYYYNGSGSMRNSGELLAPAGYCSPRVVDSYSCRQMYLRSYTFSKRKETVPERTMACLGRVRERGAAVFPLFLPQRNGGSSTDAGSVGSARNRIAVARGESRVVREDDDVLGLRGSSNQQQQGRKQSRRRRRRRKKKGCAVVRRLHEASSGAVRAIFRRLLACTTSVDVADGTGAPPQP; encoded by the coding sequence ATGGCGGCCGGGTGCAACTGCAAGGCGGCCATCGGGTGCGTGGACGCCCGCGCGCCGGTGCGGGCCAGCTACGTGAGCCTGTACAAGTGGCCCGAGTCCGACGCCGAGTTCGTCAAGTCGGTGGCCATGGCGCGGcgccagggaggaggaggaggagggcaggAGAGCcccgccagcggcggcggcgctagcGCGTCAGCgtaccactactactacaacGGCAGCGGCAGCATGCGGAACAGCGGCGAGCTGCTGGCGCCGGCGGGGTACTGCAGCCCCCGGGTGGTGGACAGCTACTCGTGCCGGCAGATGTACCTCCGCAGCTACACCTTCTCCAAGAGGAAGGAGACGGTGCCGGAGCGCACCATGGCGTGCCTCGGCCGCGTCAGGGAGCGCGGCGCCGCCGTGTTCCCGCTGTTCCTCCCGCAGCGGAACGGAGGGTCGTCCACGGACGCCGGCTCGGTCGGCAGCGCCCGCAACCGCATTGCCGTTGCGCGCGGCGAGAGCAGAGTCGTCAGGGAGGACGACGACGTGCTGGGGCTCCGTGGCAGcagcaaccagcagcagcaggggaGGAAGCAgagcaggcggcggcggaggaggaggaagaagaaggggtgcGCCGTGGTGCGGAGGCTGCATGAGGCCTCCAGCGGCGCCGTGCGCGCCATCTTCCGCCGCCTCCTCGCTTGCACCACCAGCGTCGACGTCGCCGACGGCACCGGTGCGCCGCCGCAGCCGTGA